A window of the Dictyostelium discoideum AX4 chromosome 4 chromosome, whole genome shotgun sequence genome harbors these coding sequences:
- a CDS encoding peptidase C19 family protein: MRNEQLEQKKLIKENWSQELVSGEVVNIISARWLKLWKNYVKYDDNTTLNSSNTTPLNCSTTTSTTTTTTTTTTATTNNKSVEDNNNSSANNNNNNSIQFDSAKPESIDNREIIEGNDSEGEPIVSKRVTEKEDYEIIPNRVWKLLVSWYQGGPEIKRKVVELGVRNELYVEVRPLLVGVKYHQSLISELSKLPPSSTSNNSTKEFLFQKSLKSSLSELREYIGKVENIDPMKLVFYNNNNSNSGSIKIKPIKRDYLTLEDLKFENSSQLILHFQPNNNCHSSSNSSSSASSSDQSSSHHNPKLMNKISKKIGNIFKKKTHPGRSYSDPSYYQNNGSSNNNNSNGNGGNNGNQSGGASTTNGGMNIRDNSSTSSTSSSNSNENSPTFEQNGSTKELISNGKVCGLSNLGNTCFMNSSIQCLAHTGPLVEYFLSGRYLGDINKTNPLGMKGQIADIYGKLMKDMWSGSSCVAPKHLKWIIGKYAPQFSGISQQDSQELLSFLLDGLHEDLNKVIKKPYQEEKDEPKEPREDIVVANEQWDNHIKRNQSIIVNLFQGQYKSTLVCAKCSKVSITFDPYMFVTLPIPVPTERLFDVLLFRRKPQMGSEALGPDPNGIYCLNNAMSPIKYCLKLPKREDVETLRVELSKIVGIESSCIALAETFKNRIYTFLNDQKNLISIKDKDVTIAYELPHAGDDISRIHVMHRKKNDLTLLPYVLLLNYSETTCKDLYRMVWERVGHRVKKGWKSALKQKLSKENIQLPNNNSNEENENINNTNNNNTNNNTNNNTNNQQQQQQDILSNFEKDSHISTNDEMFEEDDTSSVTDDEMFESIYPFILKTTNGYGNHCDRCPNGCTGCPVECNDKPLHSLYKNPKYWREGCNNLTIDWRPEILKYIDFTEHDDPNSPFTVQDKSIQLKTEFRNEITLNDCLQLYTKSEKLGTNDTWYCPQCKAHIEGSMKKLELWSAPKILVVHLKRFHYVHGHRHEKINAFVDFPLDNLDISQWVLNKSNPPPIYQLYAVSNHMGGMGSGHYTSCIKNNKDQWYLISDSSYHAIDKSKVKTSDAYVLFYELKQQPPQQPQSSQNASIHPIN; the protein is encoded by the coding sequence atGAGAAATGAGCAAttagaacaaaaaaaactaattaaagAGAATTGGTCACAAGAATTGGTTTCAGGTGAGGTAGTTAATATTATATCAGCTCGTTGGTTAAAACTTTGGAAAAATTATGTAAAATATGATGACAATACCACATTAAACAGTTCAAATACAACACCACTAAATTGTTCAACTACCACTAGTAccactacaactactactacaactaccaCTGCGACAACTAACAATAAATCAgttgaagataataataatagtagtgccaataataataataataatagtattcaATTTGATTCAGCAAAACCAGAATCAATAGATAATAGAGAGATTATAGAAGGTAATGATTCAGAGGGTGAACCAATTGTTTCAAAGAGGGTGACAGAGAAAGAGGATTATGAAATTATACCAAATAGAGTTTGGAAACTTTTAGTATCATGGTATCAAGGTGGACCAGAGATAAAGAGAAAAGTGGTTGAATTGGGTGTAAGAAATGAATTGTATGTTGAAGTTAGACCACTTCTAGTTGGTGTAAAATATCATCAATCTCTAATCAGTGAATTATCAAAactaccaccatcatcaaccTCAAACAATTCCACAAAAGagtttttatttcaaaaaagtttaaaatcaTCTCTAAGTGAATTAAGAGAATATATTGGTAAAGTTGAAAACATTGATCCAAtgaaattagttttttacaataataacaacagtAATAGTGGTTCaataaaaatcaaaccaattaaaagagATTATTTAACATTagaagatttaaaatttgaaaattcaagtCAACtaattttacattttcaaccaaataataattgtcatagtagtagtaattcttcatcatcagcGTCGTCATCAGATCAATCTTCTTCACATCATAATccaaaattaatgaataaaattagtaaaaagattggtaatatttttaaaaagaaaacacaTCCTGGTAGATCTTATTCAGATCCAtcttattatcaaaataatggaagtagtaacaacaataatagtaatggtaatggtggtaataatggtaatcaAAGTGGTGGAGCAAGTACAACTAATGGTGGTATGAATATAAGAGATAATAGTTCAACTAGTAGTACAAGtagttcaaattcaaatgaaaattcacCAACTTTTGAACAAAATGGATCAACTAAAGAGTTGATTAGTAATGGTAAGGTTTGTGGTTTATCAAACCTTGGTAACACTTGTTTTATGAATTCATCAATTCAATGTTTAGCTCATACAGGACCATTGGTTGAATATTTTCTTAGTGGTCGTTATTTaggtgatattaataaaactaatcCGTTGGGTATGAAAGGTCAAATCGCAGATATCTATGGTAAACTAATGAAAGATATGTGGAGTGGTTCAAGTTGTGTAGCACCAAAACATTTGAAATGGATCATTGGAAAGTATGCACCACAATTTAGTGGAATCTCTCAACAAGACAGTCAAGAACTACTCTCGTTCCTTTTGGATGGTTTACACGAGGATTTGAATAAAGTAATAAAGAAACCCTATCAAGAGGAGAAAGATGAACCAAAGGAACCACGTGAAGACATTGTTGTCGCCAATGAACAGTGGGATAATCATATTAAACGTAATCAATCGATCATTGTCAATCTCTTTCAAGGTCAATATAAATCAACATTGGTTTGTGCAAAATGTTCAAAAGTTAGTATCACCTTTGACCCCTATATGTTTGTCACTCTACCCATACCTGTACCAACCGAGAGACTATTCGATGTGTTACTCTTTCGTAGGAAGCCACAAATGGGTTCAGAAGCATTGGGTCCTGACCCAAATGGTATCTACTGTCTAAACAATGCAATGtcaccaattaaatattgtCTAAAGCTACCAAAACGTGAAGATGTAGAAACTTTACGTGTTGAACTTTCAAAGATCGTTGGAATTGAATCATCTTGTATTGCATTGGCTGAAACTTTCAAAAATAGAATCTACACCTTTTTAAATGATCAAAAGAATCTCATCTCCATCAAAGATAAAGATGTTACAATAGCCTATGAATTACCACATGCTGGTGATGATATCTCAAGAATTCATGTTATGCATAGAAAAAAGAATGATCTGACCCTACTTCcttatgtattattattaaattattctgAAACAACTTGTAAAGATTTATATAGGATGGTTTGGGAACGTGTTGGTCATAGAGTTAAAAAAGGTTGGAAATCTgcattaaaacaaaaactttcaaaagaaaatattcaattaccaaataataatagtaatgaagaaaatgaaaatataaataatactaataataataatacaaataataatacaaataataatacaaataatcaacaacaacaacaacaagatattttatcaaattttgaaaaagatagTCATATTAGTACAAATGATGAAATgtttgaagaagatgatacATCATCAGTTACAGATGATGAAATGTTTGAATCAATTTATCCATTTATATTGAAAACAACCAATGGTTATGGAAATCATTGTGATCGTTGTCCAAATGGATGTACTGGTTGTCCAGTGGAATGTAATGATAAACCTTTACATTCACTCTATAAGAATCCAAAATATTGGCGTGAAGGTTGTAATAATCTAACCATCGATTGGAGACCAGAGATTTTAAAGTATATCGATTTCACAGAACATGACGATCCAAATTCACCATTCACCGTTCAAGATAAGAgtattcaattgaaaacCGAATTTAGAAATGAAATCACCTTGAATGATTGTTTACAACTTTATACAAAGAGTGAAAAACTCGGAACAAACGATACTTGGTATTGTCCTCAATGTAAAGCTCATATAGAAGGTTCAATGAAGAAATTGGAATTATGGAGTGCTCCAAAGATTTTAGTGGTACATTTGAAACGTTTCCATTATGTTCATGGCCATCGTCATGAGAAAATTAATGCTTTTGTCGATTTCCCGTTGGATAATCTTGACATTTCACAATGGGTACTCAATAAATCAAATCCTCCTCCGATCTATCAATTGTATGCTGTCTCCAATCATATGGGTGGTATGGGTTCTGGTCACTATACCTCttgtattaaaaataacaaagaTCAATGGTATTTAATTAGTGATTCCTCTTATCATGCTATCGATAAATCAAAAGTTAAAACTTCTGATGCCTATGTATTATTTTatgaattaaaacaacaaccaccacaacaaccacaatcaTCCCAAAATGCTTCAATACAtccaataaattaa
- a CDS encoding hypothetical protein (Q9VIF0 UPF0120 protein CG9246) translates to MGKIKKSTKKVDIQALKKQRRFQKKVVKGRQVSEKSMANYREVESEEEEELQLEEKQPIRNTKIVSNEQEDDDDDDEGEEDDDEEEEEEEDEEVEVELDSKDKELANKKDKKEVGKDSEKTKSLKEQITQHKKDLDELKKKDPKLFEFLGENDKELLSFNTEMDDDDDEESDDDDDAEDAEGEGEGEKEKNQKEVLTSALLDSWISEANKNTTVQNVKKLVVAFRCASHAGSDLKEVDKVPYKIVNTAVFNRTLLICLENMPKFFDKLLDYDSVKNSDQEITDANNKTELPSSSKKWNLVKSCVSSYIRSIIQLLTQVSESNLLLIILKGLEKVICYSSCFTKYSKMLLKHLLNNWSSAEESVRIIAFLCIRKQAILCPFPFIDGCLKGIYLNFVRNSKFVSTTSLPLINFMCNCVIEIYGLDFASSYRSAFVYVRQLAVHLRNSLNTNTKESFQNIYNWQFINSVRAWVEVLSAYPGQEQISQLLYPITQIVIGMINLIPSSKFLPLRFHCIRFLNRLAETNGSFINCTPYLLDVLEYSEMKQKSGKNGGGSGSGGGAAASDKGSVSASNSKKSKLINFYTTLSVTGQQLNSKEFQDGMLSQFTELLVENLTCFNYHIGFPELTTPVILHLKKALKSKQYRPKVLSDIQEILEAIEKTSKLVKQQRDQVSFSPKETKQIQAFSDALKEKYKITPLKQLLLTLKKKSKQLQQTLIESTKTYNYEDDDEDDEDDEDDEENYDDDEEEDDEDEEDLYHEDEEQEKQPTKKSKTITKLPKKPKFKVEREGNDDDMVEDLVLSDDE, encoded by the exons atgggtAAAATCAAGAAATCAACTAAAAAGGTAGATATTCAAGCCTTAAAGAAACAAAGAAGATTCCAAAAAAAAGTAGTTAAAGGAAGACAAGTTTCTGAAAAGTCTATgg CCAATTATAGAGAAGTTGAAagtgaagaagaggaagaattACAATTAGAAGAAAAACAACCAATCCGTAACACAAAAATCGTATCAAATGAACAAGaggatgacgatgatgatgatgagggtgaagaagatgatgatgaagaagaagaagaagaagaggatgaaGAAGTTGAAGTTGAATTAGATTCtaaagataaagaattggccaataaaaaagataaaaaagaagtTGGTAAAGACTCTGAAAAAACCAAATCCTTAAAAGAACAAATTACACAacataaaaaagatttagatgaattaaagaaaaaagatcCAAAATTATTTGAGTTTCTtggtgaaaatgataaagaattattaagtTTCAATACAGAAatggatgatgatgatgatgaagaaagtgatgacgatgatgacgCTGAAGATGCTGAAGGTGAAGGAGAGggtgaaaaagaaaagaatcaAAAAGAAGTTTTAACATCAGCACTTTTAGATTCATGGATTTCAGaagcaaataaaaatacaacagTTCAAAATGTTAAGAAATTAGTAGTTGCATTTAGATGTGCATCACATGCAGGTAGTGATTTGAAAGAGGTTGACAAAGTACCatataaaattgtaaatactGCTGTATTCAATAGAACCCTTTTAATCTGTCTTGAAAATATGCCAAAATTCTTTGATAAATTACTCGATTACGATAGTGTTAAAAACTCTGATCAAGAGATTACAGatgcaaataataaaactgaaTTACCAAGTTCATCTAAAAAATGGAATCTCGTTAAATCTTGTGTCAGTTCTTATATTAGATCAATCATTCAACTCTTAACTCAAGTATctgaatcaaatttattattaattattcttAAAGGTTTAGAAAAAGTTATTTGTTATTCTTCATGTTTtacaaaatattcaaaaatgtTATTGAAA caTTTATTAAACAATTGGTCATCAGCAGAAGAAAGTGTTCGTATTATTGCATTCCTTTGTATTAGAAAACAAGCAATTTTATGTCCATTCCCATTTATTGATGGTTGTTTGAAAggaatttatttgaattttgttAGAAATAGTAAATTTGTTAGTACAAcatcattaccattaattaatttcatgTGTAATTGTGTTATTGAAATCTATGGTTTAGATTTCGCAAGTTCATATCGTAGTGCATTTGTTTATGTTCGTCAATTAGCAGTACATCTTagaaattcattaaataccAACACTAAAGAATCTTTCcaaaatatttacaattggcaatttataaatagtGTCCGTGCATGGGTTGAAGTTTTATCAGCATATCCAGGCCAAGAACAAATTTCACAATTGTTATACCCAATAACTCAAATTGTAATTGGTATGATTAATTTAATTCCATCAAGTAAATTCCTTCCATTACGTTTCCATTGTATTCGTTTCCTTAATCGTTTAGCTGAAACAAATGGTTCATTCATCAATTGTACACCTTATTTATTGGATGTTTTAGAATACTCTGAAATGAAACAAAAATCAGGTaaaaatggtggtggtagtggtagtggtggtggtgccGCTGCCTCTGATAAAGGTTCAGTAAGTGcatcaaattcaaagaagagtaaattaattaatttctatACAACTCTTTCTGTCACTggtcaacaattaaatagtaAAGAATTCCAAGATGGTATGTTATCTCAATTCACAGAGTTATTAGTTGAGAATTTAACATGTTTCAATTATCATATTGGTTTCCCTGAATTAACTACCCCAGTAATTCTCCATTTGAAAAAAGCACTTAAAAGTAAACAATATAGACCAAAGGTTTTATCAGATATTCAAGAGATTTTAGAAGCAATTGAAAAAACTTCAAAATTAGTTAAACAACAAAGAGATCAAGTTTCTTTCTCTCCAAAAGAAACTAAACAAATTCAAGCTTTCTCTGATGCTCTCAAAGAGAAATACAAAATCACtccattaaaacaattattattaacacttaaaaagaaaagtaaacaacttcaacaaacTCTTATTGAATCAACTAAAACTTATAAttatgaagatgatgatgaagatgatgaagatgatgaagatgatgaagaaaattatgatgatgatgaagaagaagatgatgaagatgaagaagactTATAccatgaagatgaagaacaagaaaaacaaccaactaaaaaatcaaaaacaattactAAATTACCAAAGAAACCAAAATTCAAAGTTGAACGTGAaggtaatgatgatgatatggTTGAAGATTTAGTTTTATCAGATGATGAataa
- the syn10 gene encoding hypothetical protein yields MASPDQDPYYLAEQDIASSVRGIMTTHEKWKQLLFNTNTYTNKEFKWYNKEIRKVLAVIEEDIGDILEAIGTIEKFPGRYVLAPGELDRRKLFANDVKIKINEIKEDLQSPRALAKIEEDKQNELLSSEKRNMIERGGKFEGLRRAHDEDNRDFLREQAGYQRELMNRQDEGLDQMKDDVQILGEMGKAMHSELKIQEGLLDSLHDRAARSSETLGSVMRKLDRFMESTSSKLQWTIIAILGIIFVGLVVLTTMIKK; encoded by the exons atggCATCACCAGACCAAGATCCATATTATTTAGCAGAACA AGATATAGCATCTTCAGTTAGAGGTATAATGACAACACATGAAAAATGGAAacaactattatttaatacaaatacatatacaaataaagaatttaaatggtaTAATAAAGAGATAAGAAAAGTTTTAGCAGTTATAGAGGAGGATATAGGTGATATTTTAGAAGCAATTGGAACCATTGAAAAGTTCCCAGGTAGATATGTTTTAGCACCAGGTGAATTGGATAGAAGAAAGTTATTTGCAAATgatgtaaaaataaagataaatgaaattaaagaggATTTACAAAGTCCAAGAGCATTAGCAAAGATTGAAGAAGATAAACAGAACGAACTCCTCTCATCAGAGAAGAGAAATATGATTGAGAGGGGTGGTAAATTTGAAGGTCTTAGAAGAGCACACGATGAAGATAATAGAGACTTCCTTCGTGAACAAGCAGGCTATCAAAGAGAACTTATGAATCGACAAGATGAGGGTTTAGATCAAATGAAAGATGATGTTCAAATTTTAGGTGAAATGGGTAAAGCTATGCATtctgaattaaaaatacaagaAGGTCTTTTAGATTCATTACATGATCGTGCAGCAAGATCAAGTGAAACTTTAGGTAGTGTAATGAGAAAATTAGATAGATTCATGGAATCAACAAGTAGTAAACTACAATGGACTATCATTGCAATTTTAGGTATTATTTTCGTTGGTTTAGTTGTATTAACTacaatgattaaaaaataa
- the xpo5 gene encoding armadillo-like helical domain-containing protein, producing the protein MNNDIILVVNQIEQALSLLHDPKSNNKQREESQVFLEEIKTRANAHSYAIAIITTSNNDILKHFALHIIETLVKNRWYECNDQERELIKKEILELMRRITSNEPKFIKEKLVTILVDVIKRDWPQRWMNLLTSLIEISKISDTQTELVLSTFGLLPHDIIFDTGSTSQVLSDQRRKDLMAGINLAVTSLFEYFYQLLESKYTQYKQPTPATTTTPQQTKQVIHLINVLLTTLRSYIEWVPSKVIFDHKLDQIFCQLILDVPFRMGACENLILFLGRKGRPDERIELIQTPFNFMENFLNSIKINSDFEDDYSFHKRITQALTILGTVHLNAYDDKHKIPNNYNIYLQLMLQMVSHPSILLSSFVLPFWHTFIKVESLELSYLEEVIKQIMETMLVKFVRIGDPEKSDSEQSKYSEIDFGTSKEWSNFFGGVRTRYLDIIKLITIQRREMAYIFIATKVADVLDALKANLNVASLSHEQTLVLESHSHILDSILLNIKDFTPESSLFFNKEQQQQPNIIQLTDRVLNLLFEINSTEPNITSFQIDCLQAYILYYQTNPESIKFLLNKIVPLIPFPGLDNPNRSFQNSVLHTRRRAISSLIGISTNISHLMKPYFDILYKSVVELFQKNVVTETEKVMLFHLLIVFSNNLPSYQQTLDFYKGILTPIIEQWVSLEMSTALSSPDAFIQYLGLSIADSQNLDATLVSRRKNIQYVASTLQIFWKKSQIPTNSSDELFAPFISNGISYNGKWPISSFVKQVLPGVLSLTRTLHQLWMPEHRAKIHPSLSTIFNLDDSITAPLLGFEYHKEQKSESSNVTFLRNILDCLRDACYEIVGYGFNHSDELFSLPDLPLVLLDSVFSYLESIENRHLKLLVKHILNYLIKNCPTKLEHTIFEPILPLLFSVLFNRIKAGWELIKLRSQKGEKENEKNEIVEDKILRDVSMEFLMCCSNIITQSPNYIFSSIDVMTPMVYGISSCLMAMDTPILKKSLIVSTQLLVDHEKVNDPKFFKLIGSEMFGCCIKILIVNKFAEFSNDIQSIIRLIYMKYYQICNYPQEILLSLPNITPPILQAFNKDLISTRSEKSQKVLFKKLLQDVIGIPLNKLKKESILDLPEKLFISKISDQSNENISNISNLFN; encoded by the exons ATGAATAATGATATAATTTTAGTAGTTAATCAAATTGAACAagcattatcattattacatgacccaaaatcaaataataaacaaagaGAAGAATCACAAGTATTTTTAGAAGAGATCAAAACCAGAGCAAATGCACATTCTTATGCAATTGCAATCATTACCACATCAAACAATGATATATTGAAACATTTTGCTTTACATATTATAGAGACCTTGGTAAAGAATAGATGGTATGAATGTAACGATCAAGAGAgagaattaataaagaagGAGATATTAGAATTGATGAGAAGAATCACATCGAATGAACCAAAATTCATAAAGGAGAAATTAGTGACCATTTTAGTGGATGTTATTAAAAGAGATTGGCCACAACGTTGGATGAATCTATTGACATCATTGATTGAAATCTCAAAGATATCAGACACACAAACCGAATTGGTATTATCAACATTTGGGTTACTACCACACGATATCATCTTTGACACTGGCTCAACATCACAAGTACTCTCTGATCAACGTAGAAAAGATTTAATGGCTGGTATTAATTTAGCGGTAacttcattatttgaatatttctATCAATTGTTAGAATCAAAATATACACAATACAAACAACCAACACcagcaacaaccacaacaccACAACAAACTAAACAAGTCATTCATCTCATTAATGTACTTTTAACAACTTTAAGATCATATATTGAATGGGTACCATCAAAAGTTATCTTTGACCATAAATTGGATCAAATCTTTTGTCAACTTATTTTAGATGTACCATTTAGAATGGGTGCTTGTGAAAATTTAATACTTTTCCTTGGACGTAAAGGTCGTCCTGATGAaagaattgaattaattcaaactccttttaattttatggaaaattttttaaattcaattaaaattaattcagaTTTTGAAGATGATTATTCATTTCATAAAAGAATTACACAa gCATTAACAATTTTAGGTACAGTTCATTTAAATGCATATGATGATAAACATAAAATaccaaataattataatatttatttacaattaatgCTTCAAATGGTTTCACATCCaagtattttattatcatcatttgtaTTACCATTTTGGCATACATTTATAAAGGTGGAAAGTTTGGAACTTTCATATCTTGAAGAAGTGATTAAACAAATTATGGAAACAATGTTGGTAAAATTCGTTAGAATTGGTGATCCAGAGAAATCAGATTCAGAGCAATCAAAATATagtgaaattgattttggtacATCAAAAGAATGGTCAAACTTTTTCGGTGGTGTTAGAACTCGTTATTTGGATATCATCAAATTGATAACGATTCAACGTCGTGAAATGGCATACATTTTCATTGCAACTAAAGTTGCCGATGTATTGGATGCATTAAAGGCAAATTTAAATGTAGCATCGCTATCACATGAACAAACATTGGTATTGGAATCACATTCACATATTTtagattcaattttattgaatATTAAAGATTTCACACCAGAATCATCATTATTCTTTAATAAagaacaacagcaacaaccaAATATCATACAATTAACTGATAGGGTATTAAATTTACTCTTTGAAATTAACTCAACCGAGCCAAATATTACATCATTCCAAATCGATTGTCTTCAAGCCTATATCTTATATTATCAAACTAATccagaatcaattaaattcctATTGAATAAGATCGTACCATTGATTCCATTCCCAGGTTTAGATAATCCAAATAGATCCTTTCAGAATTCAGTTTTACATACACGTAGAAGAGCCATTAGTTCATTGATTGGTATTTCCACTAATATCTCTCATCTAATGAAACCATACTTTGATATTCTCTACAAATCAGTGGTTGAGCTATTTCAAAAGAATGTTGTCACAGAGACAGAGAAAGTTATGCTTTTCCATTTGTTAATTGTCTTTAGTAATAACCTACCAAGTTATCAACAAACTTTGGATTTCTATAAAGGAATTCTAACACCAATCATTGAACAATGGGTTTCTCTTGAAATGTCCACTGCATTATCATCACCCGATGCTTTTATTCAATATTTAGGTTTATCAATTGCCGATAGTCAAAATTTAGATGCAACATTGGTTTCAAGAAGAAAGAATATTCAATATGTTGCTTCAACATTACAAATCTTTTGGAAGAAATCTCAAATTCCAACCAATTCAAGTGATGAACTATTTGCACCATTCATTTCCAATGGTATTAGTTACAATGGTAAATGGCCAATCTCTTCATTTGTTAAACAAGTTTTACCTGGTGTTTTATCATTAACACGTACACTTCATCAATTATGGATGCCAGAACATCGTGCAAAGATACATCCATCATTAAgtaccattttcaatttagATGATTCAATCACTGCACCATTATTAGGCTTTGAGTATCATAAAGAACAGAAATCTGAAAGTTCAAATGTTACCTTTCTTCGTAACATATTAGATTGTTTAAGGGATGCTTGTTATGAAATTGTTGGTTACGGATTCAATCATTCGGATGAATTATTTAGTTTACCAGATTTACCATTGGTATTATTGGATTCAGTTTTCTCATATTtggaatcaattgaaaatagaCATCTAAAGTTATTGGTTAAACATATCCTAAATTATCTCATAAAGAATTGTCCTACCAAATTAGAGCATACCATTTTCGAACCAAtcttaccattattattctcTGTACTCTTTAATAGAATCAAAGCAGGTTGGGAACTTATTAAACTACGTTCACAAAAGGGTGAAAAAGAGAATGAAAAGAATGAAATCGTTGAAGATAAGATTTTACGTGACGTTTCAATGGAGTTTTTAATGTGTTGCTCAAATATAATCACACAATCAccaaattatattttcagTAGTATCGATGTTATGACACCAATGGTATATGGTATCTCTAGTTGTCTAATGGCAATGGATACACCAATCTTAAAGAAGTCATTGATTGTCTCAACTCAATTACTTGTGGATCATGAGAAAGTAAATGATCCAAAATTCTTCAAATTGATTGGTTCAGAAATGTTTGGTTGTTgtataaagattttaattgttaataaatttgcagaattttcaaatgatatcCAATCAATCATTCGTTTAATCTATatgaaatattatcaaatttgtAATTATCCTCAAGAGATCCTTTTATCATTACCAAATATTACTCCCCCAATTCTTCAAGCTTTCAACAAAGATCTAATTTCAACTCGTTCTGAAAAATCtcaaaaagttttatttaaaaaattattacaagaTGTTATTGGTATtccattaaataaattaaaaaaagaatcaattttagatttaccagagaaattatttataagtAAAATTAGTGatcaatcaaatgaaaatatttcaaatatttcaaatttatttaattaa